Proteins from one Aspergillus nidulans FGSC A4 chromosome VIII genomic window:
- the sey1 gene encoding dynamin-like GTPase SEY1 (transcript_id=CADANIAT00001550), giving the protein MATNGHFAPIGSDSSDKTTYEHGVQVIDENKEFNTNLTKYLTFENVTPAGFNYHLISVFGSQSTGKSTLLNHLFGTHFSVMAETERRQTTKGIWLSKNKNGDGKSMADNILVMDVEGTDGRERGEDQDFERKSALFALATSEVLIVNIWEHQVGLYQGANMGLLKTVFEVNLQLFLKDKNTTHRSLLFFVIRDFVGTTPLKALQKTLMEDMSRLWDSISKPPGLERSTVHDYFDFQFYGLPHKSYQPEKFVEETKKLSLRFREGQKNATLNAQNGEFSEGGVFLPEYHRRIPADGFSVYAEGIWDQIVNNKDLDLPTQQELLAQFRCDEILREVMVAFDEAIFPFEDKQSQASRLGEPEVLGGLGAAMRSARAKATKNFETEASRYHKGVYQRKRAELEGKVDTRLKALFQGQLNAAHKSGINDFSDAVTAEVKAGQKKGTGYDFAEIVNDEVKKALQKYEEVARATVVEGAPWSNYQQELALYEKELSEVSARLRRDEMRRLATRVERWVQSRLGESVGLEFNALGSGRAGGAAPESGEKPSEKKFWDRVWNLFVETVLDAERRFTDRASSFDASLEEVDVGLWRLRRKSWGVLRAKIEEEMTEGNLLLKLRENFEDKFRYDEAGVPRIWRPTDDIEGIYTRARESTLTLIPLLSRFRLAETSAPPPLDRWVGHTPSSATTADEEDLPPIGGVDEEEGKSLEEEMTILGDAKRQELTIRFKKAADGVYVEAKRSAIGGMTQVPLYFYGILLALGWNEIVAVLRNPAYFFLLFVCAVGAYVTYQLNLWGPILKMTEAASNQAMIEGKRRLREFLETSDTGRQAIAMSSSGSSRSGNEHEMSRLNKQGKSSTDEDVDDL; this is encoded by the exons ATGGCGACCAATGGCCATTTTGCCCCCATTggcagcgacagcagcgaTAAGACGACATATGAGCATGGTGTCCAAGTAATCGACGAGAATAAAGAATTCAA TACGAACCTGACCAAGTATCTAACCTTCGAAAATGTCACCCCTGCAGGTTTCAACTACCATCTTATCTCGGTCTTTGGATCTCAATCGACAGGGAAGTCTACCCTTCTCAACCACCTCTTCGGTACCCACTTCTCCGTCATGGCCGAAACGGAACGACGTCAGACCACCAAGGGTATTTGGCTATCAAAGAATAAAAACGGAGACGGCAAGTCGATGGCCGATAACATCTTGGTGATGGATGTGGAGGGTACCGATGGACGCGAGCGGGGTGAAGACCAGGACTTCGAGCGCAAGAGCGCTCTCTTTGCGCTCGCGACTAGTGAGGTTCTGATTGTTAACATCTGGGAGCACCAAGTTGGTCTATACCAAGGAGCTAACATGGGCTTACTCAAAACGGTCTTCGAGGTTAACTTACagttgttcttgaaggataAGAA CACCACTCATCGttcccttcttttcttcgtaATCCGTGATTTTGTTGGCACTACACCGCTCAAGGCTTTGCAGAAGACACTGATGGAAGATATGTCTCGCCTCTGGGACTCCATCTCCAAACCTCCGGGATTAGAGCGCTCGACTGTGCATGATTACTTTGACTTCCAGTTCTACGGACTACCTCACAAGAGCTACCAGCCTGAAAAGTTTGTCGAGGAAACCAAAAAGCTCAGTCTCCGTTTCCGCGAAGGGCAAAAGAATGCGACACTCAATGCGCAAAACGGTGAGTTTTCAGAAGGCGGTGTTTTCCTTCCGGAGTATCATCGCCGTATTCCCGCCGACGGATTCTCAGTGTATGCGGAAGGCATCTGGGATCAAATTGTCAACAATAAAGATCTGGACTTGCCGACTCAGCAAGAATTACTTGCTCAGTTCAGGTGTGATGAGATTCTGAGAGAGGTGATGGTCGCCTTTGACGAGGCCATTTTTCCCTTTGAGGACAAACAGTCTCAGGCATCTCGTCTTGGAGAGCCCGAGGTGCTTGGAGGGTTGGGCGCAGCCATGCGATCGGCACGTGCTAAGGCGACGAAGAACTTTGAGACTGAAGCGAGCCGGTACCACAAAGGTGTCTATCAGCGGAAGCGGGCGGAGCTTGAGGGAAAGGTTGATACCCGTTTGAAGGCCCTTTTCCAGGGTCAACTTAACGCCGCGCACAAGTCCGGCATCAATGATTTCAGTGACGCAGTCACTGCTGAAGTGAAAGCGGGACAGAAAAAGGGCACAGGCTATGACTTTGCCGAGATAGTCAACGATGAGGTGAAGAAAGCTCTTCAGAAATATGAAGAAGTCGCCCGTGCCACTGTGGTAGAGGGCGCACCCTGGAGTAATTATCAGCAAGAATTGGCATTGTACGAAAAAGAGCTTTCAGAGGTCAGCGCCCGCCTGAGAAGGGATGAGATGAGACGGTTAGCGACCCGTGTTGAGCGATGGGTTCAATCTCGCTTAGGTGAATCTGTTGGCTTGGAGTTTAACGCTCTGGGTTCTGGACGTGCCGGTGGCGCTGCGCCCGAATCGGGCGAGAAGCCGTCTGAAAAGAAGTTCTGGGATCGTGTGTGGAACCTCTTTGTTGAGACAGTCCTTGACGCCGAGAGAAGATTTACAGACCGCGCAAGCAGCTTTGATGCCAGCTTGGAGGAAGTGGATGTTGGGCTATGGAGGCTGCGAAGGAAGTCTTGGGGTGTCCTGCGCGCcaagattgaagaggaaatgACTGAGGGAAACTTGTTACTCAAACTGCGGGAGAACTTTGAAGACAAATTCCGCTACGATGAAGCCGGCGTTCCGAGGATTTGGCGGCCGACTGATGACATTGAGGGCATCTATACTCGAGCTCGCGAGTCGACTCTAACTCTGATACCCCTTCTTTCCCGATTCCGACTAGCGGAAACCTCAGCTCCGCCCCCACTAGACCGCTGGGTCGGACATACTCCTAGCTCAGCGACaactgcagatgaagaagatctgCCGCCTATTGGTGGtgtggacgaagaagaaggcaagAGCCTGGAGGAAGAAATGACTATTCTTGGCGATGCGAAACGCCAGGAACTCACAATCAGATTCAAGAAGGCCGCGGATGGAGTATACGTAGAGGCCAAACGGAGTGCCATCGGAGGCATGACGCAGGTACCGTTATATTTCTACGgtattcttcttgctctcgGCTGGAACGAGATTGTTGCTG TTCTGCGTAACCCGGCCTacttcttcctgctcttcgTATGCGCTGTCGGCGCATACGTCACTTACCAGCTCAACCTATGGGGACCGATCCTGAAGATGACGGAAGCGGCATCCAACCAGGCGATGATCGAGGGTAAGCGCCGGCTGCGAGAGTTTCTCGAGACTTCAGATACTGGGCGCCAGGCGATTGCGATGTCaagctctggctcttcgcGTTCTGGCAACGAACACGAGATGTCCCGGCTCAACAAGCAGGGGAAATCCTCGACGGACGAGGACGTGGATGACCTATGA
- a CDS encoding acyl-CoA thioesterase (transcript_id=CADANIAT00001548), which produces MMDEMARHLSLENIRAALSVLVSWRTLALLLAILNLKNLPFVWHVRLARHFLSNIRWRPDYPFFPKNKALTTSTGKPTHPIFVPYAITTTTSLLETDYNLHKSNSTYFSDLDVSRTALVTRLYSPGVGLTSKELDIELAEKARAEGKTPPPRKNMYIALGSVFCSFKREIKPYTKYEVESRVLGWDKKWMYILSFFVKPAAKNGGKRMLYATAISKYVVKKGRLTIPPERVLRKSGFLPERPKGLPMPGDSLESTAASGTGTPSGITATASGVDGSLVREVLKLEDGDIPENGKLEAEKKANAESWDGDEWTWERIEEERVRGMAVLEGFCGLDERLAGEWDE; this is translated from the exons aTGATGGACGAAATGGCGCGCCATCTGAGTCTCGAGAATATTCGCGCGGCTCTCTCAGTACTCGTATCCTGGCGGACCCTGGCCCTCCTCCTAGCGATCCTCAATCTCAAGAACCTCCCCTTCGTCTGGCAC GTCCGCCTAGCCCGACACTTCCTCTCAAACATCCGCTGGCGCCCCGACTACCCATTCTTTCCCAAAAACAAAGCCCTGACAACCTCAACCGGAAAACCTACGCATCCTATCTTCGTCCCTTACGCGATAACTACCACAACATCTCTTCTCGAAACAGATTACAACTTGCACAAGTCTAACAGCACCTACTTTTCTGATCTCGATGTCTCCCGCACTGCCCTCGTAACCCGCCTCTACAGCCCCGGTGTCGGATTAACAAGCAAAGAGCTCGATATTGAACTTGCGGAAAAGGCGCGCGCGGAGGGCAAGACCCCACCGCCACGGAAGAATATGTACATCGCTCTGGGGTCCGTCTTTTGCTCCTTCAAGCGCGAGATCAAGCCCTACACGAAGTATGAAGTCGAGTCTCGCGTTCTGGGCTGGGACAAGAAGTGGATGTATATCTTAAGTTTCTTTGTTAAGCCAGCAGCGAAGAACGGCGGGAAGAGGATGCTTTATGCGACGGCTATCAGCAAGTATGTCGTTAAGAAGGGACGGCTCACGATTCCGCCGGAGAGGGTGTTGCGTAAGAGCGGGTTCCTGCCGGAGCGGCCGAAGGGTCTACCAATGCCGGGTGACTCCTTGGAATCTACTGCTGCATCTGGCACTGGAACACCGTCTGGAATTACAGCGACTGCCAGTGGTGTGGATGGGTCACTGGTTCGTGAGGTGCTGAAGTTGGAAGACGGTGATATTCCGGAGAACGGAAAACTagaggcggagaagaaggccaacgCAGAATCTTGGGATGGTGATGAGTGGACTTGGGAGCGcatcgaggaggagagggtaCGTGGAATGGCCGTTTTGGAGGGATTCTGTGGTTTGGATGAGAGATTGGCGGGGGAGTGGGATGAGTAG
- a CDS encoding NOPCHAP1/New4 family protein (transcript_id=CADANIAT00001554) has protein sequence MDNVPQKRPEQPDASNHASPSPSSPLTLPNRPRVENPNRPVVKSNGRRKLSASAAVNAHSASTEDDDEDDYTSSSGSSLSSSDAEDDDAQSETGGDINKDNEGITSLPARRKPDIRRIEQEPSLFSRLSAFLPQMKSANEDLEREIAAGRAKDIRLDDVDEESDGQRDGQYIEMNLGLGVLEEKRPGDQDERDISDTHGQSEDTDLLDRLLGKGKTSPSAKPSIQDLGE, from the exons ATGGACAATGTGCCACAGAAGCGCCCTGAGCAGCCTGACGCCAGCAATCACGCATCACCGTCGCCCTCATCCCCCCTAACTCTGCCTAACCGTCCGCGTGTCGAGAATCCAAATCGCCCCGTCGTGAAAAGTAATGGTCGGCGCAAACTTTCGGCGTCCGCCGCGGTGAATGCCCACTCCGCCTCCAcagaagacgacgatgaagatgattaTACGTCATCATCCGGCTCGTCgttatcctcttctgatgccgaagacgatgatgccCAGAGCGAAACTGGCGGCGATATAAACAAGGACAACGAGGGGATCACATCCTTGCCGGCACGTCGAAAACCCGATATCCGTCGTATCGAACAAGAGCCTAGCCTTTTTAGCAGGTTATCTGCGTTTTTACCACAAATGAAATCTGCCAACGAGGATTTGGAGCGGGAGATTGCTGCAGGGCGGGCGAAGGATATACGGCTCGACGACGTTGATGAGGAAAGCGATGGCCAACGGGACGGTCAGTATATTGAGATG AATCTTGGACTCGGtgttttggaagagaaacGCCCTGGTGATCAGGACGAGAGGGATATTTCTGATACCCATGGACAGTCTGAAGACACAGATTTGTTGGATCGCTTATtggggaagggaaagacGTCTCCATCGGCCAAGCCGTCCATTCAGGACCTCGGTGAATGA
- a CDS encoding guanosine diphosphatase (transcript_id=CADANIAT00001553) translates to MMIDAGSQGSRIHVYRFNNCGPTPELEHEEFKQTEPKEGGSGLSSYKEDAEGAAKSLDPLMAVAMSTVPDEYKSCSPIAVKATAGLRMLGSELSEKILEAVRTRLETVYPFPVVSREKGGVEIMDGKDEGVYAWITTNYLLGKIGGPDETPTAAVFDLGGGSTQIVFQPTFEKSPSGGMPEHLAEGDHKYDLQFGGRHFELYQHSHLGYGLMAARDAVHKAIVEAKLASMPPDDRSWLKQPISNPCIGPGMEREVKLKYEGEQANHPLAPGVTVKMVGPKEGAPSTAAQCRGLTEKILNKDAACTLAPCSFNGVHQPSLEKTFAKEDVYIFSYFYERTQPLGMPDSFTLDELHDLTKTVCAGESAWSVFEGIPDALKELRDRPEWCLDLNFQLGLLHTGYEMPLSREVKIAKKIKGNELGWCLGASLPLLSQESGWTCRVKEIS, encoded by the exons ATGATGATTGATGCTGGAAGTCAGGGTTCCCGAATCCACGTCTACAGATTTAACAACTGCGGACCCACACCCGAGCTTGAGCATGAAGAGTTCAAGCAAACCGAGCCGAAAGAGGGTGGTTCTGGCCTCAGCTCTTACAAggaggatgcagagggcGCAGCAAAGAGCTTGGATCCTCTTATGGCGGTGGCTATGTCGACTGTCCCCGACGAGTACAAGTCATGCTCACCGATTGCGGTCAAGGCTACTGCTGGGTTACGCATGCTTGGTTCTGAGCTGAGCGAGAAGATTTTGGAAGCCGTAAGGACTCGTCTAGAGACGGTCTACCCTTTCCCCGTCGTCTCTCGGGAAAAAGGTGGCGTTGAGATCATGGACGGCAAAGACGAGGGTGTCTATGCTTGGATCACCACCAACTACCTCCTCGGAAAAATCGGTGGACCAGATGAGACTCCTACCGCTGCAGTCTTTGACCTTGGTGGAGGATCCACACAGATTGTCTTCCAGCCCACCTTTGAGAAGAGCCCCTCCGGCGGTATGCCTGAGCACCTGGCTGAGGGTGACCATAAGTATGATCTTCAGTTTGGTGGACGGCACTTTGAGCTCTACCAGCACTCACATCTTGGTTATGGTCTCATGGCCGCTCGCGATGCGGTGCATAAGGCTATTGTCGAGGCAAAGTTAGCGTCTATGCCCCCAGACGATCGCTCTTGGCTGAAGCAACCAATCTCTAACCCTTGCATTGGACCGGGAATGGAACGTGAAGTGAAGTTGAAGTATGAAGGTGAACAGGCAAACCACCCGCTCGCGCCTGGTGTCACAGTCAAAATGGTTGGCCCTAAGGAGGGAGCTCCTTCGACAGCCGCTCAATGCCGCGGACTGACGGagaagatcctcaacaaggaTGCTGCGTGCACACTAGCTCCGTGTTCCTTCAATGGTGTCCACCAGCCGTCTCTTGAAAAGACCTTCGCTAAAGAAGATGTTTACATCTTTTCCTACTTCTACGAGCGCACGCAGCCCTTGGGCATGCCGGACTCTTTCACACTAGATGAACTGCACGACCTTACAAAGACTGTATGTGCTGGCGAGTCTGCGTGGAGTGTCTTTGAAGGAATCCCAGACGCACTGAAGGAACTACGTGACCGACCTGAGTGGTGTTTGGACTTGAACTTCCAGCTTGGTCTCCTTCACACGGGGTACGAGATGCCCTTGTCGCGAGAGGTCAAAATTGCGAAAAAGATCAAAGGCAACGAGCTTGGATGGTGTCTTGGTGCCAG TCTACCTCTCCTGAGCCAGGAATCAGGCTGGACTTGCCGAGTGAAGGAGATCTCGTAG
- a CDS encoding putative translation initiation factor IF3 (transcript_id=CADANIAT00001552), whose translation MKHIRGLVSTTQALRQTFLLPQASRASTRLQFNHHFPIQNLSQTRFRYASSSSGPQGTGEIKDENIQSDYVHVVGEDNKLSGPTKLSTFLSSLQRPQQYLLQVQAGTRDRLPVCKVINRREAQDRARAFAKAAKAAKKTVKQVELNWAIDPHDLAHRLKKISEFLEKGIQVEIILTRKRHKRPATDEEVKNVMEKILQAIKDANATQISPMEGEPGKRVVLTVKRKDT comes from the coding sequence ATGAAGCACATCCGCGGCCTCGTCTCAACGACACAGGCTCTTCGCCAGACATTCCTCCTGCCTCAAGCATCACGAGCATCAACGCGACTCCAATTCAATCATCACTTTCCCATTCAGAATTTATCACAAACACGGTTTCGCTACGCAAGTTCCAGCAGTGGCCCGCAAGGCACTGGGGAGATCAAAGACGAAAACATTCAATCAGATTATGTCCACGTTGTCGGCGAGGATAACAAACTCAGTGGCCCAACAAAACTCAGCACTTTCCTGAGCAGTCTCCAAAGACCACAGCAATACCTACTTCAGGTTCAGGCCGGCACGCGCGATCGGCTACCCGTCTGCAAAGTCATAAATCGCCGCGAAGCTCAAGACCGCGCGCGCGCCTTTgccaaagccgccaaagccgccAAGAAGACTGTCAAACAAGTTGAGCTGAACTGGGCCATTGATCCTCATGACCTTGCTCACCGACTTAAAAAAATCTcggagttcctggagaagggTATACAGGTGGAGATTATCCTAACGAGGAAGCGACACAAACGGCCAGCGACTGACGAAGAGGTCAAAAATGTGATGGAAAAAATACTGCAGGCAATTAAAGATGCCAATGCTACACAAATCTCGCCTATGGAGGGCGAACCCGGCAAGCGGGTTGTGCTTACAGTGAAAAGGAAGGACACGTAA
- a CDS encoding eukaryotic translation initiation factor 4E (transcript_id=CADANIAT00001555), giving the protein MPTPRMDTPELRVQQPSPTEDTTKETTDRSPATRRTLHQNILGKLRPLPLQYHWTFWYDKHSGAESASSTDYDERLYVLYEDVADIATFYRIYNNYPWEKIPQRDTVHIFRKGVRPVWEDPENVKGGCWRFRVPKRKAQAFFHEIAILCISSEFQAALEKEHDHVLGVSTSVRFNTHLISVWNKLGSNERSIKLLEETILNRLSPNLRPTDSGPNSYFYRRHNENEGFQQAVEGSKQ; this is encoded by the exons ATGCCGACACCGAGGATGGACACTCCAGAGCTCCGAGTCCAGCAACCCTCGCCCACAGAAGACACCACCAAAGAGACGACGGATAGAAGTCCCGCAACCAGACGAACTCTCCACCAGAACATTCTCGGAAAGCTacgtcctctccctcttcaatACCACTGGACATTCTGGTACGACAAGCACTCTGGCGCCGAGAGCGCTTCATCCACAGACTACGACGAGCGACTGTATGTGCTCTACGAGGATGTCGCAGACATAGCAACATTCTACCGCATCTACAACAACTACCCATGGGAGAAGATCCCGCAGCGGGACACAGTGCATATCTTCCGCAAGGGCGTACGGCCGGTCTGGGAGGACCCGGAGAATGTTAAGGGAGGTTGTTGGAGATTCCGggtgccgaagaggaaggcacAGGCTTTTTTCCATGAGATCGCGATCTTGTGTATCTCGAGTGAGTTTCAGGCAGCGCTAGAGAAAG AACATGACCATGTCCTTGGGGTATCTACCTCAGTACGCTTCAACACACATTTGATCTCTGTTTGGAACAAACTGGGATCAAATGAGCGCTCTATAAAGCTTCTAGAGGAGACAATCCTCAACCGCTTGTCGCCAAATCTACGACCTACCGATTCAGGCCCTAACTCCTATTTTTATAGACGCCATAATGAAAATGAAGGGTTTCAGCAAGCCGTTGAGGGCTCAAAGCAATGA
- a CDS encoding translation elongation factor Tu (transcript_id=CADANIAT00001551): protein MSGLSRTANLLFRTTKTSILRPRGVNPVQYALSKDRQTVRAMATTFERTKPHVNIGTIGHVDHGKTTLTAAITKHQASKGLAQFLEYGAIDKAPEERKRGITISTAHIEFSTDNRHYAHVDCPGHADYIKNMITGAANMDGAIVVVAASDGQMPQTREHLLLARQVGVQKIVVFVNKVDAVDDPEMLELVELEMRELLNTYGFEGEETPIIFGSALCALEDRRPEIGTEQIDKLLEAVDTWIPTPQRDLDKPFLMSVEEVFSIPGRGTVASGRVERGLLKKDSEIEIHGGGEVQKTKVTDIETFKKSCDESRAGDNSGLLLRGTRREDVKRGMVIAAPGSIKAHKKFLVSMYVLTEAEGGRRSGFGSNYRPQAYIRTADEACDLTFPDGDLSRRVMPGDNVEMILNLNRPVAAEAGQRFNIREGGRTVATGLITRVIEE from the exons ATGTCGGGCCTTTCTAGAACCGCCAACCTTCTTTTTCGCACCACCAAGACGTCTATTCTGCGTCCCCGTGGTGTAAACCCTGTGCAATATGCGCTCTCCAAAGATAGGCAGACTGTCCGCGCGATGGCAACTACCTTCGAGCGCACCAAGCCCCATGTGAACATCG GCACCATTGGACACGTCGATCACGGCAAG ACCACATTGACCGCTGCCATCACCAAGCACCAGGCCTCCAAAGGGCTTGCCCAATTCCTTGAGTATGGTGCTATTGACAAGGCTCCTGAGGAGCGTAAGCGTGGTATTACCATCTCTACCGCCCACATCGAGTTCTCGACCGACAACAGGCACTACGCTCACGTCGACTGTCCCGGTCACGCCGATTACATTAAAAACATGATTACTGGTGCCGCCAACATGGACGGTGCTATCGTTGTTGTTGCCGCTTCCGATGGACAGAT GCCCCAGACTCGTGAGCACTTGCTGCTTGCCCGCCAAGTCGGTGTCCAGAAGATTGTTGTTTTCGTCAACAAGGTCGATGCCGTCGATGACCCTGAGATGTTGGAGCtcgttgagctggagatgcgTGAGCTTCTTAACACTTACGGCTTCGAGGGTGAAGAGACCCCTATCATCTTCGGCTCCGCCTTGTGCGCTCTCGAGGACCGCCGTCCCGAAATTGGTACTGAGCAAATTGACAAACTTCTGGAGGCTGTTGACACTTGGATCCCTACTCCCCAGCGTGACTTGGATAAGCCCTTCCTGATGTCCGTCGAGGAAGTCTTCTCCATTCCTGGACGTGGTACCGTCGCCTCCGGCCGTGTCGAGCGTGGTCTTCTCAAGAAGGATAGCGAAATTGAGATCCACGGTGGCGGTGAAGtccagaagaccaaggtcACCGACATCGAGACTTTCAAGAAGTCCTGTGACGAGTCCCGTGCCGGTGACAACTCCGGTCTCCTTCTCCGTGGTACACGCCGTGAGGATGTCAAGCGCGGTATGGTCATCGCTGCTCCTGGCTCTATCAAGGCCCACAAGAAGTTCTTGGTCTCCATGTATGTCCTGACCGAGGCTGAGGGTGGCCGCCGCAGCGGATTCGGTTCCAACTACCGCCCCCAGGCCTACATCCGCACTGCCG ACGAGGCTTGTGATCTCACCTTCCCCGATGGCGACCTAAGCCGTCGTGTCATGCCGGGTGACAACGTCGAAATGATTTTGAACCTTAACCGCCCTGTCGCCGCCGAGGCTGGTCAGCGCTTCAACATCCGTGAGGGTGGCCGTACCGTTGCTACCGGTCTGATCACGCGCGTCATTGAGGAGTAA
- a CDS encoding uncharacterized protein (transcript_id=CADANIAT00001549) yields the protein MTTFDLPETFDDLPNKRQYWPAPKGSPEEGLGMLRILTPDIVANAARQIQTGERVCLNWDIENLNPPGQGFKRKPFEHRIKWVAEGVAFDDEYHFNPQQSSQWDGLRHHNGPAPTAEDPNCRLFYGGTSAEEIQDPKNPRIGMGYWAKKGIAGRGVLIDFVSWAEKKGIPVNALTQQEVSLDTVHEIARECKVEFQHGDIFFLRVGLPQTWAAMNDEQKQAYSKQATPKHAGIEQSERVLRFFWDNHFAAVASDAVSFEVYPPLNPDFDLHHHLLAGWGVPIGEMFDLDGLAEMCIQHGRWTFFVSSSPLNCANGVSSPPNTMAIF from the exons ATGACTACTTTCGACCTACCAGAGACATTTGATGACCTCCCCAACAAGCGCCAATACTGGCCTGCTCCGAAAGGCTCGCCCGAAGAGGGCCTAGGCATGCTCCGTATCCTGACCCCGGACATCGTTGCCAATGCAGCCCGCCAAATCCAAACGGGCGAGCGGGTATGTCTGAACTGGGATATTGAGAACTTGAATCCTCCAG GGCAAGGTTTCAAACGCAAGCCCTTTGAGCACAGGATAAAATGGGTCGCAGAAGGCGTGGCTTTTGATGACGAATATCACTTCAATCCACAGCAGTCATCTCAATGGGACGGCCTCCGTCACCACAATGGGCCCGCACCAACGGCCGAAGATCCCAACTGCCGACTTTTCTACGGAGGAACGAGCGCAGAAGAAATTCAAGACCCTAAGAATCCCCGTATCGGAATGGGGTACTGGGCGAAGAAGGGCATTGCAGGACGCGGCGTCCTTATCGATTTCGTCTCGTGGGCTGAAAAGAAGGGAATCCCCGTCAATGCCTTAACACAGCAGGAGGTTTCACTAGACACTGTGCACGAGATTGCGCGAGAGTGCAAGGTTGAATTCCAACACGGCgacatcttcttcctcagagTCGGTCTGCCGCAAACATGGGCGGCCATGAACGATGAGCAGAAACAAGCGTACAGCAAGCAGGCGACCCCAAAACATGCCGGGATCGAGCAAAGTGAGCGTGTGCTACGGTTCTTTTGGGACAACCACTTTGCGGCGGTTGCGTCAGACGCGGTCAGTTTCGAGGTGTACCCACCACTTAACCCGGACTTTGATCTGCATCATCATCTACTTGCGGGGTGGGGAGTACCTATCGGCGAGATGTTTGATTTGGATGGGTTGGCGGAGATGTGTATACAACATGGTCGCTGGACGTTTTTCGTCTCGAGTAGCCCTTTGAACTGTGCGAATGGGGTCTCGAGTCCCCCGAACACTATGGCTATTTTTTGA